DNA from Candidatus Gastranaerophilales bacterium:
CGGAATGCTTGGAACATTAGCTGTCATGGGTAAATTTGAACTATGGTTAATTCCTATCGGAATTATTTTCTTCTGTGAAACAATGTCTGTTATTTTGCAGGTTGCAAGTTATAAATTTACAGGAAACAGAATTTTTAAAATGAGCCCTATCCATCACCATTTCGAGCTATGCGGATGGAAAGAGACAAAAATTGTTGCAGTTTTTACCGCAATCACTACTATTTTTTGTATCTTAGCGGTAATATTATTTTTGTGTACTTTTGTAGGATAAGTATTTATGAAAAGAAAATGGTTCGATAAAAAAGTAATTATATTAGGGCTTTCAAAAAGCGGAATATCAGCTGCAAAATATTTAGTTGACAAAGGTGCTGATTGCTATATCACAGAGGGTGCTGAAAATCCTAAAAATCAAGATAAGATTGCTGAGCTTCAAAGTTTGGGAATAAAAGTTGAAACAGGCGGTCATTCAGATGAGTTTTTATCTGATGCTTATGTTGCAATAACAAGTCCGGGGATACCTCCGCATTCAGATTTATTTAAGAAATTACAAGAAAAAAATATTCCGATTATGAGCGAAATTGAGCTCGCTTTTAAAGAGTCTGATGCTCCTTTAGTTGCAATAACAGGCACAAACGGAAAGACTACTACAACTTGTTTGGCTGAGCACATTCTCTCAGGTGAATACAAGGCTCCTGCATGTGGCAACATTGGTGTGCCTCCGACTTCTCTTTTAAATCAAAAAAATGATTATTTAGTTTGTGAAGTCAGCTCTTTTCAAATAGCTACGAGCCCCACCTTAAAGCCACAAATCGCTTGTTGGCTCAACTTTACACCTGACCATATAGATTGGCATCAAGGGCTTGAAAATTATTTCAAAGCCAAAGCTCTATTGTTTGCTTCTCACAAACTTCCTGCGTTCGCTGTATTTAACGCAGCTGACCCCAAGGTTTTTGAGTTTGGCGAGCAATATACTGGTGAAAAGTTCTATTTCTCAAAAGAATTTGATACAAATTGTTGTTTCGAAAAAGATGATGCGATTTGGTTCAAAAGAAAAAATACTGAAAAAATTATAGATTTTAAAGATATTCCATTGGTAGGTGAACATAATTATCAAAATATTATGTGTGCTGTTATCATTGCAAAAATTATCGGAATGGAAAATGAAGCTATAAAAAATAAGATTATGTCTTTTAAAGCCGTTGAACACCGTATTGAATATGTAACTACAATCAACGGAAAGGCTTTCTATAACGACTCTAAAGCTACTAACCCGGAAGCGTCTTTGGTCGCTTTAAAAGCTTTCCCCAATAAAAATATGACGTTGATTGCAGGTGGACGTGATAAAAATACTGACCTTCAAGAATTTTGTGATTCTGTCAATAAAAACGTCAAAGATGTCATTTTAATCGGGGAAGCAACTAATCGTTTTAAAGAAAATCTTGAAAAAAATGATTTTAACCATATTTATACTACCGATTCGATGGAATCTGCCATCGATAAGTCTATCGAGCTCGGAAATGAAATAGTTTTGTTGTCGCCGGCATGTGCTAGTTTTGATATGTTTGACGGCTATGAACACAGAGGAGATGTTTTCAAAAAGTATGTCTTATCAAAGGTATAACAGAAATTATAATAATAACATGCCACCATCAGGTTCAAGCGTAATTATTTCGCCGCCTGATATGACGATTTTAATAGTTACTGCTTTTCTTGTCGTTATTGGTATAATGGCGATTTTTTCAGCAGGTGCTCCGAAAAGTATCATGATGGGAGAAAACCCTGCTTCTTTTGCGTTTAAGCAAATGGGCGGTTTGGTGATTTCAACTGTTGGGCTTTTGTATTTTGCAAAATTTGATTACAAAAAATTGAGCAAATGGGCAGTTCCTTTCGCTTGGTTTGTTATAGCAATGCTTGCCCTAGTCGATTTTACGCCTTTAGGTGTTACTGTAAATGGTGCCAAACGTTGGATTATGTTCGGACCTATCCAATTCCAACCGTCTGAATTCGCAAAACCTGCAGTTATTCTGCTTTTGGCAAATGCTTTTCATCGTGACGCAAATATTTTTGATGAGACAAAAATAATGCGTTATTTTGTGCCCATAATTATAATGGTTTTATTAGTCTTTAAACAACCAAACTTAAGCATGGTAATGCTTTTAGGGTCTGTTAGTGTTATTACGTATTTGAACGCCGGTGGGTCGATGAAGATGTTTTTCTCCGTCGTCGGAACCGGTATTTTATCAATGTTTTTCTTAATAAAACCGTATCAATTATCACGTATCAAAATATGGTTCAACCCTGAA
Protein-coding regions in this window:
- the murD gene encoding UDP-N-acetylmuramoyl-L-alanine--D-glutamate ligase codes for the protein MKRKWFDKKVIILGLSKSGISAAKYLVDKGADCYITEGAENPKNQDKIAELQSLGIKVETGGHSDEFLSDAYVAITSPGIPPHSDLFKKLQEKNIPIMSEIELAFKESDAPLVAITGTNGKTTTTCLAEHILSGEYKAPACGNIGVPPTSLLNQKNDYLVCEVSSFQIATSPTLKPQIACWLNFTPDHIDWHQGLENYFKAKALLFASHKLPAFAVFNAADPKVFEFGEQYTGEKFYFSKEFDTNCCFEKDDAIWFKRKNTEKIIDFKDIPLVGEHNYQNIMCAVIIAKIIGMENEAIKNKIMSFKAVEHRIEYVTTINGKAFYNDSKATNPEASLVALKAFPNKNMTLIAGGRDKNTDLQEFCDSVNKNVKDVILIGEATNRFKENLEKNDFNHIYTTDSMESAIDKSIELGNEIVLLSPACASFDMFDGYEHRGDVFKKYVLSKV
- a CDS encoding putative peptidoglycan glycosyltransferase FtsW; protein product: MFSKSMSYQRYNRNYNNNMPPSGSSVIISPPDMTILIVTAFLVVIGIMAIFSAGAPKSIMMGENPASFAFKQMGGLVISTVGLLYFAKFDYKKLSKWAVPFAWFVIAMLALVDFTPLGVTVNGAKRWIMFGPIQFQPSEFAKPAVILLLANAFHRDANIFDETKIMRYFVPIIIMVLLVFKQPNLSMVMLLGSVSVITYLNAGGSMKMFFSVVGTGILSMFFLIKPYQLSRIKIWFNPEIDPYGAGYNIIQSLLAFAAGGLWGVGFGNSKQKLAWLPEGHTDFIFAVIGEEFGFLGCLLIIGLFLTLLQRGLTVASRCSNMFGKLLASGITFSIVLQAFINMGVSSSFIPATGVPLPFISYGVSSLVVSMCMIGVLLNISKKRIRRISTSATNPIR